The following are encoded together in the Cervus elaphus chromosome 23, mCerEla1.1, whole genome shotgun sequence genome:
- the SPAG4 gene encoding sperm-associated antigen 4 protein isoform X2, with protein MRRSPRPGSAASQHKHTPNFYSDNSNSSVSVTSGDSCGHRSAGPGPGEPEGRRARGSSCGEPALSAGVPGGTTWAGSSRQKPAPRSHKGQTACGAATVRGGASVSEEQLDLLPTLDLRQEMPPPHVSKNFLSLLFQVLSVLLSLVGDVLVSVYREVCSTRFLLTAVSLLSLFLAALWWGLLHLAPPLENEPKEMLTLSEYHERVRSQGQQLQQLQAELVKLHTEMSSVRAANSERVAQLVFQRLSEDFVRKPDYALSSVGASIDLEKTSQDYEDANTAYFWNRFSFWNYARPPTVILEGLQVDDETEIFLGKFTFNVEKSEIQTFHLQNDPPAAFPKVKIQILSNWGHPRFTCLYRVRAHGIRTSEGAGDSATGDAH; from the exons ATGCGGCGAAGCCCCCGCCCGGGTTCTGCCGCGTCCCAGCACAAGCACACGCCCAACTTCTACAGCGACAACAGCAACAGCTCTGTGAGCGTCACCTCGGGGGACAGCTGCGGGCACCGGTCAGCTGGGCCGGGGCCCGGGGAGCCCGAGGGCAGACGAGCCCGGGGCTCGAGCTGCGGTGAGCCCGCCTTGAGCGCTGGAGTGCCCGGAGGAACCACATGGGCTGGAAGCTCTCGGCAGAAGCCGGCGCCTCGGAGCCACAAAGGGCAGACCGCCTGTGGCGCGGCAACCGtgaggggcggggcctcgg TCTCTGAGGAGCAGCTCGACCTTCTCCCGACTCTGGATCTGAGGCAGGAGATGCCTCCCCCGCACGTGTCCAAGAACTTCCTGA GCCTACTCTTCCAGGTGTTGAGCGTGTTGTTATCCCTGGTAGGAGACGTGCTGGTCAGTGTGTACAG GGAGGTCTGTTCCACCCGCTTCCTGCTCACGGCTGTGTCACTGCTGAGCCTCTTTCTGGCAG CACTCTGGTGGGGGCTCCTGCACCTCGCCCCTCCTTTGGAAAAT GAACCTAAGGAGATGCTGACTCTAAG CGAATACCACGAGCGCGTGCGCTCCCAggggcagcagctgcagcagctccagGCTGAACTGGTTAAACTCCACACAGAGATGTCCAGCGTTCGCGCCGCCAACAGCGAG AGAGTGGCCCAACTCGTATTCCAGAGGCTGAGTGAGGACTTTGTGCGGAAACCCGACTATGCGCTGAGTTCTGTCG GAGCCTCCATCGACCTAGAGAAGACATCCCAGGACTATGAGGATGCGAACACTGCCTACTTCTGGAATCGCTTCAGCTTCTGGAACTACGCGCGACCGCCCACGGTTATCCTGGAG GGCCTCCAAGTTGATGACGAGACAGAGATCTTCTTGGGGAAATTTACCTTCAACGTGGAGAAATCTGAGATTCAGACTTTCCACCTACAG AATGACCCCCCAGCTGCCTTTCCCAAGGTGAAGATCCAGATTCTAAGCAACTGGGGCCACCCCCGTTTCACGTGCTTGTATCGAGTCCGAGCCCATGGTATTCGAACCTCAGAGGGGGCAGGGGACAGTGCCACAGGGGACGCCCATTAA
- the SPAG4 gene encoding sperm-associated antigen 4 protein isoform X1, whose protein sequence is MRRSPRPGSAASQHKHTPNFYSDNSNSSVSVTSGDSCGHRSAGPGPGEPEGRRARGSSCGEPALSAGVPGGTTWAGSSRQKPAPRSHKGQTACGAATVRGGASVSEEQLDLLPTLDLRQEMPPPHVSKNFLSLLFQVLSVLLSLVGDVLVSVYREVCSTRFLLTAVSLLSLFLAALWWGLLHLAPPLENEPKEMLTLSEYHERVRSQGQQLQQLQAELVKLHTEMSSVRAANSERVAQLVFQRLSEDFVRKPDYALSSVGASIDLEKTSQDYEDANTAYFWNRFSFWNYARPPTVILEPDVFPGNCWAFEGDQGQVVIRLPGRVQLSDITLQHPPPTVAHTRGANSAPRDFAVYGLQVDDETEIFLGKFTFNVEKSEIQTFHLQNDPPAAFPKVKIQILSNWGHPRFTCLYRVRAHGIRTSEGAGDSATGDAH, encoded by the exons ATGCGGCGAAGCCCCCGCCCGGGTTCTGCCGCGTCCCAGCACAAGCACACGCCCAACTTCTACAGCGACAACAGCAACAGCTCTGTGAGCGTCACCTCGGGGGACAGCTGCGGGCACCGGTCAGCTGGGCCGGGGCCCGGGGAGCCCGAGGGCAGACGAGCCCGGGGCTCGAGCTGCGGTGAGCCCGCCTTGAGCGCTGGAGTGCCCGGAGGAACCACATGGGCTGGAAGCTCTCGGCAGAAGCCGGCGCCTCGGAGCCACAAAGGGCAGACCGCCTGTGGCGCGGCAACCGtgaggggcggggcctcgg TCTCTGAGGAGCAGCTCGACCTTCTCCCGACTCTGGATCTGAGGCAGGAGATGCCTCCCCCGCACGTGTCCAAGAACTTCCTGA GCCTACTCTTCCAGGTGTTGAGCGTGTTGTTATCCCTGGTAGGAGACGTGCTGGTCAGTGTGTACAG GGAGGTCTGTTCCACCCGCTTCCTGCTCACGGCTGTGTCACTGCTGAGCCTCTTTCTGGCAG CACTCTGGTGGGGGCTCCTGCACCTCGCCCCTCCTTTGGAAAAT GAACCTAAGGAGATGCTGACTCTAAG CGAATACCACGAGCGCGTGCGCTCCCAggggcagcagctgcagcagctccagGCTGAACTGGTTAAACTCCACACAGAGATGTCCAGCGTTCGCGCCGCCAACAGCGAG AGAGTGGCCCAACTCGTATTCCAGAGGCTGAGTGAGGACTTTGTGCGGAAACCCGACTATGCGCTGAGTTCTGTCG GAGCCTCCATCGACCTAGAGAAGACATCCCAGGACTATGAGGATGCGAACACTGCCTACTTCTGGAATCGCTTCAGCTTCTGGAACTACGCGCGACCGCCCACGGTTATCCTGGAG CCAGATGTGTTCCCTGGAAACTGCTGGGCTTTTGAGGGTGACCAGGGCCAGGTGGTGATCCGGTTGCCGGGTCGTGTACAGCTGAGCGACATCACTCTGCAGCATCCACCACCCACTGTGGCACACACCCGGGGGGCTAACAGCGCCCCCCGTGACTTTGCAGTCTAT GGCCTCCAAGTTGATGACGAGACAGAGATCTTCTTGGGGAAATTTACCTTCAACGTGGAGAAATCTGAGATTCAGACTTTCCACCTACAG AATGACCCCCCAGCTGCCTTTCCCAAGGTGAAGATCCAGATTCTAAGCAACTGGGGCCACCCCCGTTTCACGTGCTTGTATCGAGTCCGAGCCCATGGTATTCGAACCTCAGAGGGGGCAGGGGACAGTGCCACAGGGGACGCCCATTAA
- the SPAG4 gene encoding sperm-associated antigen 4 protein isoform X3 yields MGWKLSAEAGASEPQRADRLWRGNQPPGSPAVSEEQLDLLPTLDLRQEMPPPHVSKNFLSLLFQVLSVLLSLVGDVLVSVYREVCSTRFLLTAVSLLSLFLAALWWGLLHLAPPLENEPKEMLTLSEYHERVRSQGQQLQQLQAELVKLHTEMSSVRAANSERVAQLVFQRLSEDFVRKPDYALSSVGASIDLEKTSQDYEDANTAYFWNRFSFWNYARPPTVILEPDVFPGNCWAFEGDQGQVVIRLPGRVQLSDITLQHPPPTVAHTRGANSAPRDFAVYGLQVDDETEIFLGKFTFNVEKSEIQTFHLQNDPPAAFPKVKIQILSNWGHPRFTCLYRVRAHGIRTSEGAGDSATGDAH; encoded by the exons ATGGGCTGGAAGCTCTCGGCAGAAGCCGGCGCCTCGGAGCCACAAAGGGCAGACCGCCTGTGGCGCGGCAACC AACCGCCTGGCTCTCCCGCAGTCTCTGAGGAGCAGCTCGACCTTCTCCCGACTCTGGATCTGAGGCAGGAGATGCCTCCCCCGCACGTGTCCAAGAACTTCCTGA GCCTACTCTTCCAGGTGTTGAGCGTGTTGTTATCCCTGGTAGGAGACGTGCTGGTCAGTGTGTACAG GGAGGTCTGTTCCACCCGCTTCCTGCTCACGGCTGTGTCACTGCTGAGCCTCTTTCTGGCAG CACTCTGGTGGGGGCTCCTGCACCTCGCCCCTCCTTTGGAAAAT GAACCTAAGGAGATGCTGACTCTAAG CGAATACCACGAGCGCGTGCGCTCCCAggggcagcagctgcagcagctccagGCTGAACTGGTTAAACTCCACACAGAGATGTCCAGCGTTCGCGCCGCCAACAGCGAG AGAGTGGCCCAACTCGTATTCCAGAGGCTGAGTGAGGACTTTGTGCGGAAACCCGACTATGCGCTGAGTTCTGTCG GAGCCTCCATCGACCTAGAGAAGACATCCCAGGACTATGAGGATGCGAACACTGCCTACTTCTGGAATCGCTTCAGCTTCTGGAACTACGCGCGACCGCCCACGGTTATCCTGGAG CCAGATGTGTTCCCTGGAAACTGCTGGGCTTTTGAGGGTGACCAGGGCCAGGTGGTGATCCGGTTGCCGGGTCGTGTACAGCTGAGCGACATCACTCTGCAGCATCCACCACCCACTGTGGCACACACCCGGGGGGCTAACAGCGCCCCCCGTGACTTTGCAGTCTAT GGCCTCCAAGTTGATGACGAGACAGAGATCTTCTTGGGGAAATTTACCTTCAACGTGGAGAAATCTGAGATTCAGACTTTCCACCTACAG AATGACCCCCCAGCTGCCTTTCCCAAGGTGAAGATCCAGATTCTAAGCAACTGGGGCCACCCCCGTTTCACGTGCTTGTATCGAGTCCGAGCCCATGGTATTCGAACCTCAGAGGGGGCAGGGGACAGTGCCACAGGGGACGCCCATTAA
- the SPAG4 gene encoding sperm-associated antigen 4 protein isoform X4 has product MGWKLSAEAGASEPQRADRLWRGNLSEEQLDLLPTLDLRQEMPPPHVSKNFLSLLFQVLSVLLSLVGDVLVSVYREVCSTRFLLTAVSLLSLFLAALWWGLLHLAPPLENEPKEMLTLSEYHERVRSQGQQLQQLQAELVKLHTEMSSVRAANSERVAQLVFQRLSEDFVRKPDYALSSVGASIDLEKTSQDYEDANTAYFWNRFSFWNYARPPTVILEPDVFPGNCWAFEGDQGQVVIRLPGRVQLSDITLQHPPPTVAHTRGANSAPRDFAVYGLQVDDETEIFLGKFTFNVEKSEIQTFHLQNDPPAAFPKVKIQILSNWGHPRFTCLYRVRAHGIRTSEGAGDSATGDAH; this is encoded by the exons ATGGGCTGGAAGCTCTCGGCAGAAGCCGGCGCCTCGGAGCCACAAAGGGCAGACCGCCTGTGGCGCGGCAACC TCTCTGAGGAGCAGCTCGACCTTCTCCCGACTCTGGATCTGAGGCAGGAGATGCCTCCCCCGCACGTGTCCAAGAACTTCCTGA GCCTACTCTTCCAGGTGTTGAGCGTGTTGTTATCCCTGGTAGGAGACGTGCTGGTCAGTGTGTACAG GGAGGTCTGTTCCACCCGCTTCCTGCTCACGGCTGTGTCACTGCTGAGCCTCTTTCTGGCAG CACTCTGGTGGGGGCTCCTGCACCTCGCCCCTCCTTTGGAAAAT GAACCTAAGGAGATGCTGACTCTAAG CGAATACCACGAGCGCGTGCGCTCCCAggggcagcagctgcagcagctccagGCTGAACTGGTTAAACTCCACACAGAGATGTCCAGCGTTCGCGCCGCCAACAGCGAG AGAGTGGCCCAACTCGTATTCCAGAGGCTGAGTGAGGACTTTGTGCGGAAACCCGACTATGCGCTGAGTTCTGTCG GAGCCTCCATCGACCTAGAGAAGACATCCCAGGACTATGAGGATGCGAACACTGCCTACTTCTGGAATCGCTTCAGCTTCTGGAACTACGCGCGACCGCCCACGGTTATCCTGGAG CCAGATGTGTTCCCTGGAAACTGCTGGGCTTTTGAGGGTGACCAGGGCCAGGTGGTGATCCGGTTGCCGGGTCGTGTACAGCTGAGCGACATCACTCTGCAGCATCCACCACCCACTGTGGCACACACCCGGGGGGCTAACAGCGCCCCCCGTGACTTTGCAGTCTAT GGCCTCCAAGTTGATGACGAGACAGAGATCTTCTTGGGGAAATTTACCTTCAACGTGGAGAAATCTGAGATTCAGACTTTCCACCTACAG AATGACCCCCCAGCTGCCTTTCCCAAGGTGAAGATCCAGATTCTAAGCAACTGGGGCCACCCCCGTTTCACGTGCTTGTATCGAGTCCGAGCCCATGGTATTCGAACCTCAGAGGGGGCAGGGGACAGTGCCACAGGGGACGCCCATTAA